CACAACAGAACTGAACTAGAACAACAACCGCATGCCGCCGAACGTCGGTAGACGAAAAGGACGCCGATGACTCTCGCAATCGCACTCGCTGCCGGGGCAGTCATCGGTGTCCTTCTAGGACTCCTCGGCGGCGGCGGATCCATCCTTGCCGTACCGGTCCTGGTGTTCGCCCTCGGCCTCGACATCGACCAAGCAATCCCGATCTCACTGATCGTGGTCGGTGTCGCCTCGGCTGTCGGCGCGATCCCGAAAGTCCGTGCCCATCTTGTGCAGTGGCGACTGGCCGCCGTGTTCGCCGCTGCCGGTATCCCCGCAACCTTCCTCGGTAGTGCCCTCGGGCGAGTGCTCCCGCAGTCCGTCGTGATGATCGGGTTCGCCGCGGTCATGATCGTTGCCGGTGCTCGTATGCTCGCCGACCGCGGCGATACCGGAACCGCCTGCAGCGTAGGTGATTCCGGTATCAATTGGCGTCGCTGCGCACCTCGTGCGATCCCAGCAGGATTCGCCGTCGGTGTGCTGACCGGGCTCTTCGGCGTCGGCGGCGGATTCCTCATCATCCCCGCCCTTGTCCTGATGTTGGGAATAGACATGCAGATCGCGATCGGAACCTCGCTTCTGATCATCGTCGCGAACTCCGCCGCCGGCTTGATCTCACATCTCGGTAGCGGCGTCACCATCGATCCGGCCATCACGATCAGTTTCACCGGAGCTGCGATCGTTGCCTCCTTGGTCGCCGGACGGTTCGGCAACCGCGTCGACACCGGAAAACTTCAACACTGGTTCGCGTACCTGGTGTTCGCCGTCGCCGCGTACATTCTGTTCGATACTCTCGTGTTGAGTCGCTGACGCCGTGACACACGAGGGAGCCGTACTCGTGTGGAACTCCGCTTTTCCATATCGGCGACCGGCCTCGTTCGCCATTCGTCGTATCTGTTTTCGGCGTAGACATCGGCAACCGATATCTACGTGGTGACCAGGCTGTCGGCGCCCGAGAAGTGCCCGCTGGCAACGGACCACTCCTCCTTTCCGAGTAAGCGCTCCGTTGTCGTGGCCGCTCCACCACGACCAATGTCACCGACTTTCGTGCAAGATGAGTGGGGGTAGATGTATCGCCACCAAGGTCGACATGGGGCGGAGGGCCTGATTCACAAAAGTCACCGGCCGCTGTTGATGATCCCGACAGAGGCCCGGTTCTCCGGATGCACGGCCGTGCCGTGACCGCTGCTCCCTGCAACGTGGGCAAGAAGAGAAGAAAGGTGGACAAAAAGAAACGGAACGACGCACACATGACGTTCGGTCGGGCCGATGGTTGCTCTGCCACCCATCGCATAGGCACACTCCGAACGTCGTCGACGTGCAAAACCGATGAGAGAGGACTAGTCATGACCTCGCAGCTTTACCTCGTCCGCCAGGGACAACGGCCCTCAACGCCAACTACCGCAACTGCGTGACCCTACTGAATCAGTTCGATCTCGTCGGTGTCGTATCCGAGTAGACCGGCGACGGTTGAGTGGGCGTCGTCGCCGTACAGCTCTTCTTGGGTCTCGTCGCCGAACATCTGGGAATGCAGCTCCTTCATATCCCTGGGTTGGGATGAGCGGGGGGCAAACCGAACTTGTACATCGGTGGGGCTACCGATGGGCTGTGTGTATGCGACGAGGGGTGGAACGCTTGCGCTTCCTGGGTGAACCGCAACTCGCAATGCGTGTTGCGGTCTGTGCCCTCGTGCGCCGCCGATGGTCAGTTGTTCCGACAGCGTTCGAGCCAGCGTCGTGTCCCGTATGTGAGTGTCGCGCACAAGTTGTGTCAGTGATCCCTTCTGCATTTTGATGCGGCGGCGGGGTTGATGTTCGTTGAACTCCCGGGCGGTCTCCCAGAAGT
The sequence above is drawn from the Rhodococcus qingshengii JCM 15477 genome and encodes:
- a CDS encoding sulfite exporter TauE/SafE family protein, whose amino-acid sequence is MTLAIALAAGAVIGVLLGLLGGGGSILAVPVLVFALGLDIDQAIPISLIVVGVASAVGAIPKVRAHLVQWRLAAVFAAAGIPATFLGSALGRVLPQSVVMIGFAAVMIVAGARMLADRGDTGTACSVGDSGINWRRCAPRAIPAGFAVGVLTGLFGVGGGFLIIPALVLMLGIDMQIAIGTSLLIIVANSAAGLISHLGSGVTIDPAITISFTGAAIVASLVAGRFGNRVDTGKLQHWFAYLVFAVAAYILFDTLVLSR